In the genome of Bacillota bacterium, one region contains:
- a CDS encoding HAD family hydrolase, protein MIDALLLDLDGTLLGMDLEAFTTAYFALLTKYFSELIPPEEMYRRVWQGTKAMISSDDGTMTNAEVFIASFFTDLDLEVEELMPLFDRFYREQFPALQEMTEPVPGARELVETAKALGLKVVVATNPVFPLVALEQRINWAGLGGLSLDLITSYEIMHFCKPNPRYYQEIADRISISPQRCLMVGNDVEEDLVAQEIGMKTWLVERYRISRGQYQGKPDGEGDLLVLAKKLSQWVSPKTT, encoded by the coding sequence GTGATCGACGCTCTATTGTTAGACTTAGATGGGACGCTCTTGGGTATGGACCTTGAGGCCTTTACGACTGCCTATTTTGCACTCTTGACCAAATACTTTTCCGAGCTCATCCCTCCGGAGGAGATGTATCGCCGTGTTTGGCAGGGAACGAAAGCGATGATCAGTAGTGACGATGGGACGATGACCAACGCCGAGGTGTTCATCGCCTCATTCTTCACTGATCTAGACCTAGAGGTGGAGGAGCTGATGCCCCTCTTTGACCGGTTTTACCGGGAGCAGTTTCCTGCCCTGCAGGAAATGACGGAACCGGTACCGGGTGCAAGAGAACTGGTGGAAACCGCCAAGGCCCTGGGACTAAAGGTGGTAGTTGCCACCAATCCGGTTTTTCCGCTGGTGGCATTGGAGCAAAGGATAAACTGGGCAGGGCTTGGAGGCCTTTCCCTTGACTTGATTACCAGCTATGAAATTATGCATTTTTGCAAGCCCAACCCCCGGTATTATCAGGAAATTGCCGACAGAATTAGTATTTCACCCCAGCGCTGTCTCATGGTGGGAAACGATGTTGAGGAAGACTTGGTGGCCCAGGAGATCGGAATGAAAACCTGGCTGGTGGAAAGGTATCGGATCAGTCGCGGGCAGTATCAGGGCAAACCCGATGGTGAAGGGGATCTGCTGGTGTTGGCGAAGAAGCTTTCCCAGTGGGTTAGCCCCAAGACCACCTAG